A window of Zingiber officinale cultivar Zhangliang chromosome 5A, Zo_v1.1, whole genome shotgun sequence contains these coding sequences:
- the LOC121979412 gene encoding F-box/kelch-repeat protein At3g61590-like, translating to MEQSLKKTRTMPRDRELWKKMRTMRRNRNRDGKEEEKDKGILLSGDTILFLPDELLQKVLSFLPFVNIIRLGIVCKRWYEVVHSSAPSSWAMMAPQKTLFFKPCFDGCTTFSGHLYDSGLLQWYNFGSPRLEKSLRCTSSSCGLVCLMNPSDGSRLFVGNPIKRDWKLLQVPGHSTPNFNALALSFDRCTRGYTVVVAKCIHTQLLGKFLQWHLSVHIYQSTTKSWATPFAQDLGHWQAGRYVVICDGVLYHFIYHLDLKIPRLVAFDLAKPPSSIQSLIQESIPTPCPFGCSGLLNLSNKLVMVGAVYDPPDEVWVILELKEDKTWREVSQMPISMQKKLRRSDSINCCGAGDFIFMHTALWPEILTFDMGQKVWAWSSHPYTEQLHLCFKPRSQFYYGFCFEPRFDISP from the coding sequence ATGGAGCAGTCGCTGAAGAAGACGAGGACGATGCCTAGAGATAGGGAGTTGTGGAAGAAGATGAGGACGATGCGTAGAAATAGAAATAGGGACGGAAAGGAGGAGGAAAAAGACAAGGGAATATTATTGTCGGGGGACACCATTCTATTTCTACCGGACGAACTCCTGCAGAAGGTGCTCTCCTTTTTGCCCTTCGTCAACATTATCAGATTGGGCATCGTGTGCAAACGATGGTACGAGGTGGTTCACTCCTCCGCCCCGTCGTCGTGGGCGATGATGGCGCCACAGAAGACGTTGTTCTTCAAGCCCTGCTTCGACGGCTGCACCACATTCTCGGGCCACTTATACGACTCCGGTCTCCTCCAGTGGTACAACTTCGGCTCCCCTCGCTTGGAAAAGAGCCTCCGGTGCACGTCCTCCTCCTGCGGCTTGGTCTGCTTAATGAACCCCAGCGACGGGAGCCGCTTATTTGTTGGCAATCCCATCAAGAGAGACTGGAAGCTGCTTCAAGTCCCCGGCCACTCTACCCCCAACTTCAACGCGCTCGCCTTGTCGTTCGATCGCTGCACGCGCGGCTACACCGTGGTCGTCGCCAAGTGCATCCACACACAGCTACTTGGGAAATTCTTACAATGGCACTTATCCGTCCACATCTACCAATCGACGACGAAATCATGGGCCACTCCCTTCGCCCAAGACCTCGGCCACTGGCAAGCCGGCAGGTATGTCGTCATATGCGACGGCGTGCTCTACCACTTCATTTACCATCTGGATCTGAAGATCCCCCGCTTAGTGGCGTTCGATCTTGCCAAGCCGCCCTCTAGCATTCAGTCTCTGATTCAAGAATCGATTCCTACGCCATGCCCTTTTGGTTGTTCTGGATTGCTCAACCTGTCGAACAAATTGGTCATGGTTGGAGCGGTCTACGACCCGCCGGACGAGGTATGGGTGATTTTGGAACTTAAGGAGGATAAGACATGGCGGGAGGTGTCTCAAATGCCGATTTCCATGCAGAAGAAGTTACGCAGGTCTGATTCAATCAACTGCTGCGGCGCCGGTGACTTCATCTTCATGCACACTGCATTGTGGCCGGAGATACTGACCTTCGACATGGGGCAGAAGGTGTGGGCATGGTCGAGCCATCCCTACACTGAGCAGTTGCACTTATGTTTCAAACCGAGGTCCCAATTCTACTACGGCTTCTGCTTCGAACCGAGATTCGACATCTCCCCTTGA